CAAAACCTAAATGCTTCGTTGCTTGCGCCATAATCGGAACGACAAACGCTGGATCATTTAGCGGTGCTTGAACGCCGTGCCGAATCGCTGCATCACGCGATCCTTCATATACGTCATACACCCCTAATACATCCGCTATAAAAATCGCATCAAAGCGACCTCTTTCCAATACCTGTGCCACATGCGTCCAATACTCCGCATCTTTATAAGTCGAAGCTTGATCATCGGGATGTGTCCATAATCCCGCGGAATAATGTCCTGCACAATTCATGTCAAACGCGTTTAAATAGATTCTCTTTTTTGTCATGTGAATGAACTCCTATCATTATATTTATTAAATCGAATAAAACCAATACACAAACTAGGTTTAATGGTTTGTAACGACTCATTGTCATACCGAACCATACAAAAAAACCTCTTCAACAAAGGAAGAGGTTTATCTATCATACACTCTTCCTCATCTCTCAAATGTTAAACATTTGCTGGAATTAGCACCTTTTCGCATTTGTTTATTACAAATAGGATGGTTGCCGCAGGATCGTAGGACCAGTTCCTCCCCTGACTCTTGATAAGGAATAATATTAAGTTTATTTGGAATATTTTCATCTTACATAACTTCTAGTCATCTGTCAAGGACGATTATGTACAAATTACAGTCCCCATTCCTTTCTATTTTCTATATTTCTGAACATGTCTATCATCGTATGAAGCCGGAGTTTTTGCTGTACTAACGTGTATTTGGAAACGTTGAGGCTAATGGTCATTCCACCCTCAAATGTAACGGATGTCACATCTTTCTCGATGATTTCGATGTGAAAATGGTGATTAAATATCCATACATTATCAAAGCTTTTGTATGAATGCGTTGGAAAAGCGCCGATTGTATAGGGTGCAATTAGTATTGGCGTCTTGTTCGGATAATTCAAGTAAGCGCTTGCTGCTTGCCGGCGTCCTTCCATTGTAGATGCATAACGCATACAAAATTTGTCGAGCAACGTATTTGGCGCATACTCTGAATACAATATGTCATCCACGGTATAGATTTTCGACTTGCAACCATTCTTAAAATAATGTTCAATTGCCAACACACCATCAACCTTAAAAGCTTTCGATTTGACCATTCCATTTCCTCCCTTATCCACCAGCCTATTTATATCTAATTACCTATACCGTTTAATATGTCTATTAAATCAGTAAAATGTAATTATTACCACTATTATAATATATTCTGACTAGAAAGGGAAGATTTATTAATGCTGGTGCCAGTCACTCATACATTCATGTTTATTGAAACAAACGTGTTTATTTAAACTTTCATGTTTGTTTGAGTGCCAGTGGTCGCCCCCCTATTTGTAATTCCTGCGAATTTTAAAGTCGTTGAAAGATATCACTAGAAAAAACGATAGATAGAACTTAAAAAGATGACTGGCAGTAGCCCTTTGATTAAAAACTCAATAAGCAACGGCTTCTGTTCTTCGTTCATTTGAACACGTACCATTCCTGCCCCTTTTGTAACATTCGTGTCGTACAGCACGATTTGCGATGCATGTTTATGGCAATGAGGGCAAGTAAACCGATAAGCTGTGCTTTGACTTCTAGGCGTCCTTTTTTCAACACGGGGCGCCCAACGTAATTTCTTAGCTTCAGGTCCTGTTATCGTATGTATTTCCTCACATTTGCTACACTGAAGCCGATGTACGGCGTTTTCATCATATATTTGTCGGGTCATACTCCTAAACATACGAATTGCATGATGAAAAAAGTTAAATGCAACAATTAGCATGAGCATTTGACCGATTATTTGCATGCCATCACCTCTCCATTTACTTATTTAACCATATCAAGGTTGAGGAATATTATACCATCGTTTCTCAAGTAGGATCCTATGCAAACCACAATCATAACCATTTATATCCTCGAAAAAACAAAGGCCAATCAATGATTAAATTGATTGGCCTTCCGTTTTTTTATGCAATTGAAGCGTATTGCGCACGTAGCATTTTTAATCTACTGCAACAAATACACCCGGTCCATCCGCTTTGAATGTCGCAACGCCATCTTTGTATTTCAATTTGTACGTGCGATTATTCGCTAAGTCTAGGACAGTCAGTTTATTTGTTTTCCCAACGTTTGAAACGTCAACTGGGATTGTCACCTCAATATTTTCTTTGCCGATGTTGATAACTGAACCTTCACCCGCGATAAAGTTAAATGCGTAAACATCGGAAATTGCCCTTTCTTCAGTCGCATCTTCTTTTGTAAGTGCAATTGTTAATGTACCATCTGTTCCTTTTGATAGTTTCTCAATCACATTTCTAGCAAGGTCGAATGAGAATCCATCGCTGCTCTCAATAACTAAATCAGCTTTTGATTTCACAATCGTATCGACAATTGCTTCGTCGATTTCGATGTTCAGTCCATCGTCATATGCTGGAACTTCGATTATGATTTGTTTTGATTTATTGCCAATTTGTTCTGCAATTTCGTCCGGAGATACAACGTATTCAACATCTTCCGGCTCTGGATCAACAATGACTTCCTCTTCGTATGCAACGACAAAGCTAGCTTCAGCACTATTGCCTGCTGCGTCATTAACGAAGATTGTCACTATATTTTCACCGTCAACAAGACCAGTTACATCGAATGCGAATGAACCATCTTGTGAAAGATTCACAGGTCCGCTTGAGATCACCTTACCTTCCGTATCTTTCGCTTCAAATGTTGTCGTAAGTTTCGTATTGACATCATAGCCAAATCCATCGCGTGAGTAATTGATATAGTTGTCAATGACTGTTCCTGTAAATGCGTAAGTTGATTCTTCCGCAACATGTGCTTCAGCTGATTCAATCTTAGATTGGGTACTCTTTACAAAGAGCGGTCCATCCCAATCAAAAATAATGTCATCTCCATGCTCGTCAATATTTAGCCCAGTAAAGTCTACTGTGTATGCACCGTCTGGAATCGTCTCCAAACCAGTACCTCCCCAAGGCGCATATTGACCATCAATATCCAAGTAATAACTACCAGCAGCTAAGAAATCGCCAGCATGTAGATACCCGATATACCCATCGCCATAGTAACCGCCGAATGGATCAAAGAAATCCCATAGCTCAATGTAATTGAATAAAACATTATTGTGCAAATCGAATGATAATCGAACTGGGTCTCCTTTGCTATCTGCATGGAAGGATACGTCGTAACCCGAAAGTTCGAAGTTTTCGATGCCAGATTTCGCTTCCGCGACCGGTGAAAAGTCAGCTGCAAACGGCAATGATAAATTCGTTTCGCCGTCAGTAATGTGAATATATCCCAGAAGTTCACTTCCTGCTGGTGCATCCGATTTCGGTGCTTCAAGTGTTACGTTTAATAACTGTTCGCCATTAAGCGTAAATGTTGATTGATCAACCGTAACTTTCGCATCGCCAAATGCTTTCGTTACTTCTACTGAAACATCGTAATCACTCGCGTTAGCCGAAAGATTTTTCACATGAATTTGTTTCGTTACTGATACATCACCATTCGCGACTTGAGGAAGATGTCCAAATGTGACCGTTCCTTTTGTGTTGTCAACTTCTTCACCGTCAGATACGACTGTATCTAGCGCATAAGCGAGCGCATTCGGGAATACTGCCTCAAATGGCTGAACTCTTCCAGGTCCTTGCGCGAATACATCATATTTATCAGTATCTAATACCTTTGCCGTATTGGATAGCGCGACTTTTACGTCAAATGCATTCCAGTCTGGATTTGCGTTCATAATAAGCGCTGCAACCCCTGCAACATGTGGTGTTGCCATTGATGTTCCTGTCTTACGCGTAAAGGCTTTCGCGTAATCTGCTTCTGGGTTTTCTTTTCCGTACATTGGAATCGTTGACATAATGTTTGTCCCCGGTGCAGATACGTCAGGTTTAATATCAAAATGTGGCGTTGTTGGACCACGTGAACTTGAATTATTTACTTCATCGCCCGTCGTATACGCGACGTTGAAGTCTGAAAATGTTACTGTTCCTTTGTTTGATGCAAGTGCTGCACGTAATGCATCCCCTTCTGTTTGAGACATATCGAAGGATGGAATAAATTCGAAATCATCCCCAAGGAAAACATTAGATGGTCCAGGTGCGCCCGTACCTCCGCCGAAGTTGTGAATAAATGTTGCCACTGCGCCCGCATCTTTTGCTGCAGCAATCTTATCGACAAATGGAATTTCTCCACGGGAAATAAGTGCCACTTTTCCATCTACGTCAAGCCCCTCAAAATCAGAAGGTTGTCCAACTCCTGGAACTGCAACGACCTCATATTCTCCCGCAAGTTGTTTTTCGAGCTCAACACCGTACGTTGTTCCCATTAGGCTAATGTTGGATGTGTTTGAATAATCGCCTGCTGCAACAGATACATTTGCATCGTACATTGCTTCAGGATTTGTCGTGTTTCCAACAGCAATTCCAAGTGCCGCCGCTGCTGGCGTTCCAATTGTACCGCGGTTCGGACCAGAGTTTCCTGTTGCTGAAACTGCTACAGTTCCTGCTAGCATCGCGTTGTTAATCGCAATTGTATCCGCAGTCGTAGAAGAGTTATTTCCGCCGCCTAAAGATAAGTTAATGACGTCCATTCCATCTTCTACAGCTTTGTTAATCCCTGCGATAACACCCGCATTCGAACCACTGCCGTATGCACCAAGTACACGGTATGCATACAATTCTACTGCAGGCGCTAGTCCCGAAATGCCGTATTCATTGTTCCCAAGCGCCGCAATCGTACCCGCTACGTGCGTTCCGTGAGAGGTGTAAAACGAGCTTCCATTTGCGTTAAATTCAGGTCTATCATTTGGACGCTCAGATGGCGTTGTTTCATAAGGATCGTCATCAGCACGTGGTTTTGCATAACCCGTATCATGTGGAATAAAGTTCCATCCACCTTTATAGATGCCATCGAATTCAGGGTGATGATAGTCGATTCCTGTATCGAGGACCCCTACTTTAATACCTTGTCCTTTAAAGCCTTTGTTCCAAATTTTTTCAATTCCTAAGAATGATTGACTTGTATCCATTGCTGGACTCACTTGTCCATTTTCATTTACAGAAGTGTCTTCGAAAGCATGAACTTCCACAACCGGCTCGACAAGTTTTACTCCTTTAATGTCTAACAGTTTCTTAAGGTCATCTGCTTTGACTGTTGCGGAAAAACCATTTAGAACCGTTTCAAAGGTATACCCCTCTTTAACAAGCAGTTTCTTTAATTTCATTTCTTGCTTAACTTGCTTTTGTTGTGCATTTACTTTTTGTTGCGCTTTTGCACGTTCAGATGCGGTAAAAGGAAGATCCTTCACTTTCTTTTTCCCTTCCGATAAAGCAACTGATTCCTCTGATAGTTGGATGATGACTTCTACATCATGCTGCCCCTTTTCCTTTTCTAAATCACGATGTAGTGTAGGCTTTTGTTGCAGCAATTGATCCTGCTCAAAAATTGCCTGTTTCATCTGCATAATACTTTCATTCGGTACAGAAGACTTTTTCAGTGTAGTCTCTGTTTTTGCCGAAGCAAATCCTGGCGTTAGAAGCGTAAACACCATGAAGAAAGCTAGTAAACTACTAAAGAACCTAATCGATTTTTCTTTCCCCAATTCCATTCCTCCCTAAGTTAGTAGTTGTCCGAATTGCTAGACAACAACAACTTACCACAAGTTGAATAGCGGAGAATGTTGGATTTTGTCACTAATCGAAAATCGTGCCAAAGTATGAGTACGTTTTATGGTTCATTAGACATTTAATTCCGTTATATTCGGACTATTTAGAATGTTAATAGGTTGTGGGGACTAGATTTAGGTATCCGTATAAAATTCGATAACAGTGCCAGTCACTCAAACATTCATGTTTACTTAAACAAACGCGTTAATTCAAACTATCGTGTTAGTGTGAGTGACTGGCACCCAAATTAATATTCCTACTACCAAATACATAGATTAGTGACATCAAAGGGGGGTTACTATGCATTGTACGAATTGCTCTGAAGCTATTTCAGATTTAGCCGAAGTCTGTCCGAAGTGTGGCGTAAGACAGAATACCGTAAAGAAATACTGCCACGGCTGCGGAGAACCTGTTAAAGAAATCCAAGAAATGTGTACGTCGTGCGGAGTAAGTATTAAGAAGACAAACAAGTCGTCTGGCACGGGAGAAGCTATGCATCCAGCGATTCCAGCATTATTGTCATTCTTAATAGCAGGTTTAGGCCAACTTGTGAACGGACAAGTGGCAAAGGGGATTGTATGTTTTATCGGTTCTATTATTTTAGCTTTTATTACAATAGGTATTTCTGCAATTATCACAATGCCAATGTTGATCATTGATGCCTATTTAATTGCTAAAAAACGACAAGAGGGTAAGCAAGTAGGGGATTGGGAATTTTTCTAACGTTCTCCGTATAGTAAAATGACGTATTGTTAAATCCCTAAGCAAATTATTTTGCTTAGGGATTTTTTCATTATAATGGTATAATGGTGCCAGTCACTCAAACATTCATGTTTACTAAAACAAACATGTTTGTTTAAACTTTCACATTGTTTGAGTGACTGTGGACGCCCCCCTTATAATGGACAATGACTCTTAAGTCAATTCAAATTTATCCATACACTCTTTACTTCTGTATAATTATCTAAAGCATAAGAACCCATTTCACGTCCAAATCCGGATTCTTTATAGCCGCCAAAAGGTGAAGCTGGGTCTGTTACATTGTAGCAATTCACCCAAACTGATCCAGCTTTTAAACGATTTGCTATATAATGAGCATTCTTCAGATTTTCCGTCCATAAACCAGCAGCTAATCCAAATGAGGAAGCATTTGCACGATTAATAATTTCATCTATATCATCGTAAGGCATTGCAACGACGACCGGTCCGAAAATTTCTTCTCTCGCAATCGACATCGTGTCGTTCACGTTAGCAAAAACAGTAGGCTCTACAAAATATCCTTTAGCAGTATGACCGCCCCCTGTTAACACCTCAGCACCTTCGTTGATTCCCTGATTAATATAGTTCATAACCCGTTTTTGTTGTTTCATGGAGACAAGCGGTCCCATTTCTGTGTCTGGTGATAAACCGCTGCCTTGCTTTACATTTTTTGCGTAAGATACTAAATCAGATACTACATTATCAAATGATTTCTTTTGAATGTATACTCTTGACCCTGCACTACACACTTCTCCTTGGTTCGCCATAATTCCTGAGAATACGCCTGGTGTTGCTTTGGTTAAATCAGCATCCGGTAAAATAATATTTGGAGATTTACCTCCCAGCTCAAGCGTTACACGTTTCAATGTATCGGCAGCTTCTTTCATGATTTTCTTTCCAACTGTCGTTGAGCCAGTAAATGCAATTTTATTCACTTGTGGATGTTTGACAAGCGCTTCTCCCGCAGGTTCTCCAAACCCTGGCACAATATTAATAACTCCCTCGGGAAACCCTGCTTCCGCAATAAGCTGCGCAAGATACAATGCAGATAGCGGTGTTTGCTCAGCAGGTTTTAAAACGACTGTACAACCTGTTGCAAGAGCAGGAGCTATTTTCCATGCCGCCATCATTAACGGGAAGTTCCATGGGATAATTTGTCCGACGACGCCAACGGGTTCATGACGGGTGTAATTAAAATAGGACCCCGATACTGGAATTGTCTGACCTAAAATCTTTGTTGTCCAACCCGCGAAATATTCAAATTGACCTACTGCGTTTGGTATATCGTTTTCTAGTAAATCGCGAAGAGGTTTCCCATTATCAAGAGAGTCAATTTCGGCTAATTCCTGCTTATTTTCATCAATTAATGCTGCTAACTTATACATCATTTTTGCTCGTTCAGCAGCACTCATCTTTGACCATGGACCTTCCTCAAAAGCTTTTTTAGCTGCTAGCACCGCTTTGTTGATATCTTCAGCTTGCGCTTCACTAACGTGCGCTAATACTTCCCCGTTAGATGGATCATAAGTTTTAAATGTTTTACCGGAATCGGATTCTACGAAATTTCCATTTATAAATAACTTTTTCGAACCTTTTAAAAACTCAACTACTTTCTTAGACAAAGTCGCTGTTTGATTCAATATGAAGAACCTCCATACAGTTTTATAGTTATAGATTCAAGTACGTATCAACAACAAAGTCGATGAAAATTAAATGTCTTGTAATAACTTAATAGCCGTTTCCATTTCTCCTTTAAATACAAAGGATCCAGCAACTAAAACATCTGCTCCTGCCTTTTGACACTGTTGTCCAGTGTC
This window of the Sporosarcina ureilytica genome carries:
- a CDS encoding competence protein ComK; amino-acid sequence: MVKSKAFKVDGVLAIEHYFKNGCKSKIYTVDDILYSEYAPNTLLDKFCMRYASTMEGRRQAASAYLNYPNKTPILIAPYTIGAFPTHSYKSFDNVWIFNHHFHIEIIEKDVTSVTFEGGMTISLNVSKYTLVQQKLRLHTMIDMFRNIENRKEWGL
- a CDS encoding S8 family serine peptidase, with amino-acid sequence MELGKEKSIRFFSSLLAFFMVFTLLTPGFASAKTETTLKKSSVPNESIMQMKQAIFEQDQLLQQKPTLHRDLEKEKGQHDVEVIIQLSEESVALSEGKKKVKDLPFTASERAKAQQKVNAQQKQVKQEMKLKKLLVKEGYTFETVLNGFSATVKADDLKKLLDIKGVKLVEPVVEVHAFEDTSVNENGQVSPAMDTSQSFLGIEKIWNKGFKGQGIKVGVLDTGIDYHHPEFDGIYKGGWNFIPHDTGYAKPRADDDPYETTPSERPNDRPEFNANGSSFYTSHGTHVAGTIAALGNNEYGISGLAPAVELYAYRVLGAYGSGSNAGVIAGINKAVEDGMDVINLSLGGGNNSSTTADTIAINNAMLAGTVAVSATGNSGPNRGTIGTPAAAALGIAVGNTTNPEAMYDANVSVAAGDYSNTSNISLMGTTYGVELEKQLAGEYEVVAVPGVGQPSDFEGLDVDGKVALISRGEIPFVDKIAAAKDAGAVATFIHNFGGGTGAPGPSNVFLGDDFEFIPSFDMSQTEGDALRAALASNKGTVTFSDFNVAYTTGDEVNNSSSRGPTTPHFDIKPDVSAPGTNIMSTIPMYGKENPEADYAKAFTRKTGTSMATPHVAGVAALIMNANPDWNAFDVKVALSNTAKVLDTDKYDVFAQGPGRVQPFEAVFPNALAYALDTVVSDGEEVDNTKGTVTFGHLPQVANGDVSVTKQIHVKNLSANASDYDVSVEVTKAFGDAKVTVDQSTFTLNGEQLLNVTLEAPKSDAPAGSELLGYIHITDGETNLSLPFAADFSPVAEAKSGIENFELSGYDVSFHADSKGDPVRLSFDLHNNVLFNYIELWDFFDPFGGYYGDGYIGYLHAGDFLAAGSYYLDIDGQYAPWGGTGLETIPDGAYTVDFTGLNIDEHGDDIIFDWDGPLFVKSTQSKIESAEAHVAEESTYAFTGTVIDNYINYSRDGFGYDVNTKLTTTFEAKDTEGKVISSGPVNLSQDGSFAFDVTGLVDGENIVTIFVNDAAGNSAEASFVVAYEEEVIVDPEPEDVEYVVSPDEIAEQIGNKSKQIIIEVPAYDDGLNIEIDEAIVDTIVKSKADLVIESSDGFSFDLARNVIEKLSKGTDGTLTIALTKEDATEERAISDVYAFNFIAGEGSVINIGKENIEVTIPVDVSNVGKTNKLTVLDLANNRTYKLKYKDGVATFKADGPGVFVAVD
- a CDS encoding aldehyde dehydrogenase family protein, yielding MNQTATLSKKVVEFLKGSKKLFINGNFVESDSGKTFKTYDPSNGEVLAHVSEAQAEDINKAVLAAKKAFEEGPWSKMSAAERAKMMYKLAALIDENKQELAEIDSLDNGKPLRDLLENDIPNAVGQFEYFAGWTTKILGQTIPVSGSYFNYTRHEPVGVVGQIIPWNFPLMMAAWKIAPALATGCTVVLKPAEQTPLSALYLAQLIAEAGFPEGVINIVPGFGEPAGEALVKHPQVNKIAFTGSTTVGKKIMKEAADTLKRVTLELGGKSPNIILPDADLTKATPGVFSGIMANQGEVCSAGSRVYIQKKSFDNVVSDLVSYAKNVKQGSGLSPDTEMGPLVSMKQQKRVMNYINQGINEGAEVLTGGGHTAKGYFVEPTVFANVNDTMSIAREEIFGPVVVAMPYDDIDEIINRANASSFGLAAGLWTENLKNAHYIANRLKAGSVWVNCYNVTDPASPFGGYKESGFGREMGSYALDNYTEVKSVWINLN
- a CDS encoding zinc ribbon domain-containing protein; its protein translation is MHCTNCSEAISDLAEVCPKCGVRQNTVKKYCHGCGEPVKEIQEMCTSCGVSIKKTNKSSGTGEAMHPAIPALLSFLIAGLGQLVNGQVAKGIVCFIGSIILAFITIGISAIITMPMLIIDAYLIAKKRQEGKQVGDWEFF